One genomic region from Halococcus qingdaonensis encodes:
- the cas5b gene encoding type I-B CRISPR-associated protein Cas5b, translating to MSPTIDANGVPDKCLSLTVRSAWGHFKRVGRSVTKQTYRIPPRTTVAGLLAAIVGSDRDSYYDVFAADTSAIAITALTDLRTVNIPTTGLGTDPDQSVTRTAGSRRSYALTYQDTGGDRQLHAYEVLADPAYRIDVALEDEDYYETLQDHLVSGTSHYPPSLGKSEYLCSIEDVEVDVVPSSVEQRDQYDIDSIVPISLSEAIPQSRVTYRIERSPAVMEATPGGRRTTRFDDYVHTQAADANVRVASSAEVTPVNVDGRTVVFR from the coding sequence ATGTCACCAACCATCGACGCCAACGGTGTTCCCGACAAGTGTCTCTCGTTGACGGTGCGGTCGGCGTGGGGTCACTTCAAGCGTGTCGGTCGTAGCGTCACGAAGCAAACCTACCGGATACCACCGCGGACCACCGTCGCGGGACTGCTCGCGGCTATCGTCGGCAGCGACCGCGACTCCTACTACGACGTGTTCGCCGCCGACACGTCCGCAATCGCCATTACCGCGCTCACGGACCTGCGAACCGTAAACATTCCGACGACAGGACTGGGGACCGACCCGGATCAGTCAGTCACGAGAACAGCTGGAAGCCGTCGAAGTTACGCGCTCACATATCAGGATACCGGCGGCGACCGCCAACTGCACGCATACGAGGTGCTCGCCGATCCGGCGTACCGGATCGACGTAGCGCTCGAAGACGAGGACTACTACGAGACGCTTCAAGACCATCTCGTTAGTGGCACATCGCATTATCCACCGAGCCTCGGAAAATCGGAGTACCTCTGTTCGATTGAGGACGTCGAAGTAGATGTCGTACCATCGTCCGTCGAGCAGCGTGATCAGTACGATATCGACTCCATCGTGCCGATATCGCTCTCGGAAGCAATCCCTCAGAGTAGGGTCACGTACCGTATCGAGCGCTCTCCTGCCGTGATGGAGGCGACGCCCGGTGGGCGGCGGACTACCCGCTTCGATGACTACGTCCACACCCAGGCGGCGGACGCGAACGTTCGGGTAGCGTCCTCCGCGGAGGTAACGCCGGTCAACGTCGACGGTCGAACGGTCGTCTTTCGATAA
- a CDS encoding CRISPR-associated endonuclease Cas3'': protein MELPLISHPASDEEERHHPSEQTTEERHLLLTAHSTVVPERATTLFDDSSERERNLWAAATMHDFGKATPQFQAYIRPEETHTGPDAEKNHARLGALATWFVLDRIGASERDRLAATLAVARHHQALPNAAEYTAETLAEAFDGDVIRAQLDAIDETWPDGADEFFGMATSNTDLSPGTSLSWNGFYEWACNGVVLDDLYALATEEELTGRRSSSAHLPSELYDRTLHYWASLTLADKSHAMIIPDEELFGFETLDKETLEDHIAELRATPSNDERVAALNDERERARRQATRGVHEWLDGDASSIATLTLPTGLGKTFTGLSGGFEARDILDSRDDRGHPRPLIYALPYTSIIEQMRELFEDPDLWGADPTRSALTVHHYLSETVVVHGEHAESDVDDTDGDEQAGLLGEAWRDGTILTTFVQLFESLTGPSNRQGLKLPALDSALVILDEPQAIPKDWWDAIPRLLDTLTSEFDARVISMTATQPSVLRELDTVSLLRTGRDHEPDDCEMCRQRVDYDTKLPPATETDYFDRAERVRYTLDETALAHRLDAETTFMGYEDATTRILDRIGDEGSALAVCNTIGSSAQLTETIAETPDCVHLGPVVRDRLEAENVDASEPTISSKALARSVLASAGLTPPEDENDSWTTSGDAPLFVLTFNSRYRPFDRRVLIRLVEHLSTAPVRFACVSTQAIEAGVDVSFETVFRDIAPLDSIVQAAGRCNRSYEWGRNGGRVVVWTLADPEEETPATPTETPPAEYVYERRSQDAGIPGHLRLISDVLADVSATQDIADVEISRHAVDAYFEALAEKSVASTEIRDHIDTAKARWLSRRSLIGGYETVDVLVAVTDADIERLDDITEAFTINERWGYSKLDDASQLRVSLPVRTMDEAPAIPRIDHRERDEDGAQVFRYTGESGIEYGLESGGLRGTDDALAGRFTVI from the coding sequence ATGGAACTACCACTTATTTCCCACCCCGCGTCCGACGAAGAGGAGCGTCATCACCCATCGGAGCAGACAACCGAAGAAAGACATTTGTTGCTCACTGCTCACAGCACCGTCGTTCCCGAGCGAGCAACGACACTGTTCGACGATTCCTCCGAACGGGAACGAAACCTCTGGGCGGCAGCGACGATGCACGACTTTGGAAAGGCGACGCCGCAGTTTCAGGCGTATATCCGGCCAGAGGAGACGCACACCGGCCCCGATGCCGAGAAGAATCACGCACGCCTCGGAGCACTCGCAACGTGGTTCGTTCTAGATCGCATCGGTGCATCCGAACGTGACCGTCTCGCCGCAACCCTCGCAGTCGCACGACACCATCAGGCGTTGCCGAATGCTGCCGAGTACACGGCGGAAACACTCGCGGAAGCGTTCGATGGCGACGTGATCCGTGCGCAACTTGATGCTATCGACGAGACGTGGCCCGACGGCGCGGACGAGTTCTTCGGAATGGCAACTTCTAACACAGACCTCTCGCCGGGCACGTCGTTGTCGTGGAATGGATTCTACGAGTGGGCGTGCAACGGTGTGGTTCTCGACGACCTGTACGCCCTAGCGACCGAGGAAGAGTTGACTGGCCGACGCTCGTCGTCGGCGCATCTGCCCTCGGAACTGTACGATCGAACGCTTCACTACTGGGCGTCGCTCACGCTCGCGGACAAGAGCCACGCCATGATCATCCCGGACGAGGAACTGTTCGGGTTCGAGACGCTCGACAAGGAAACCCTCGAAGACCACATCGCCGAGTTGCGAGCCACACCGTCGAACGACGAACGTGTGGCGGCGCTGAACGACGAACGCGAGCGGGCACGCCGTCAAGCGACTCGGGGAGTTCACGAGTGGCTTGACGGTGACGCTTCCTCCATCGCAACGCTGACCCTGCCGACGGGGTTGGGAAAGACATTCACCGGTCTGTCCGGTGGATTCGAGGCGCGCGATATCCTCGATTCGCGGGACGATAGAGGGCATCCACGACCCCTGATCTACGCGCTTCCGTACACGAGCATCATCGAGCAGATGCGCGAACTCTTCGAGGACCCGGACCTCTGGGGTGCCGACCCGACGCGATCGGCGCTCACCGTCCACCATTACCTCAGCGAGACGGTAGTCGTTCACGGTGAGCACGCGGAATCGGACGTCGACGACACGGACGGCGACGAGCAAGCGGGACTACTGGGCGAGGCGTGGCGGGACGGAACGATCCTGACGACGTTCGTCCAGTTGTTCGAGAGTCTGACCGGCCCATCGAATCGTCAGGGATTGAAACTTCCGGCGCTCGATTCCGCGCTCGTCATCCTCGACGAGCCACAGGCCATCCCGAAGGACTGGTGGGATGCGATCCCGCGACTGCTCGACACGCTGACCAGCGAGTTCGACGCGCGGGTCATCTCGATGACGGCGACGCAACCATCGGTGCTCCGCGAGTTAGATACCGTGTCACTCCTCAGAACTGGCCGGGATCACGAGCCGGACGACTGCGAGATGTGTCGTCAACGGGTGGACTACGACACGAAACTTCCACCGGCAACGGAGACCGATTATTTCGATCGTGCCGAACGGGTTCGATACACGCTTGACGAGACGGCGCTCGCTCATCGACTCGATGCCGAGACCACGTTCATGGGCTACGAGGACGCCACGACGCGCATCCTTGACCGGATCGGTGACGAGGGATCGGCGCTTGCAGTCTGCAACACGATCGGGAGTTCGGCACAGCTCACCGAGACTATCGCCGAAACTCCCGACTGCGTCCATCTCGGCCCCGTCGTTCGAGACCGTCTCGAAGCGGAGAATGTCGATGCGTCGGAGCCGACAATCTCCTCGAAAGCACTCGCCCGGAGCGTCCTCGCTTCCGCGGGGCTCACACCACCTGAAGACGAAAATGATTCGTGGACGACATCAGGAGACGCACCGCTGTTCGTCCTGACGTTCAATTCTAGGTATCGACCGTTCGACCGCCGGGTTCTCATCCGCCTGGTGGAACATCTCTCGACAGCACCGGTTCGTTTCGCTTGCGTCTCGACGCAGGCGATCGAGGCAGGCGTCGACGTGAGTTTCGAAACGGTGTTCCGTGACATCGCGCCACTCGACAGCATCGTTCAGGCCGCTGGACGCTGTAATCGATCGTACGAGTGGGGACGTAATGGCGGTCGTGTCGTCGTCTGGACGCTCGCGGACCCAGAGGAGGAGACGCCCGCGACGCCAACCGAGACACCACCCGCAGAGTACGTCTACGAACGGAGGTCACAAGACGCCGGAATCCCAGGACATCTCCGGCTCATCTCGGACGTCCTTGCTGATGTCAGTGCGACGCAGGATATTGCCGATGTGGAAATCTCCCGGCACGCTGTCGATGCGTACTTCGAGGCGCTTGCGGAGAAATCCGTGGCGAGCACGGAAATCCGTGACCACATCGACACCGCGAAGGCGCGCTGGCTCTCGCGCCGATCACTGATCGGCGGCTACGAAACCGTGGACGTACTCGTCGCGGTGACTGACGCCGACATTGAGCGACTCGACGACATCACCGAAGCGTTCACGATCAACGAGCGGTGGGGATACTCGAAGCTTGACGATGCGTCACAGTTGCGAGTTTCTCTTCCGGTACGGACGATGGATGAGGCACCTGCTATCCCGCGGATCGATCACCGAGAACGGGACGAGGACGGTGCTCAGGTGTTTCGATACACGGGCGAGAGTGGAATCGAATACGGACTCGAATCCGGTGGTCTCCGGGGAACCGATGACGCCCTCGCTGGGCGATTCACGGTGATATGA
- a CDS encoding transposase, translating into MAIVLLDFVEKALRVAKQALGKHAGKPESGGLPREAHIVAHCIRKEEGHTFTELVDRIGLMPEVCDLLGLHTDALPDPTTFYHSIDRYAMYVWRALLRTSAQQLRQSGHVALDSTFFERKQASQYYLQRSGRTVKTIKATTLTDTESLAVLDVHCCIEREHDTKAGPRVVRRNADDLRSVAADNGFQDWHTEYEIAALDVEYLVHHQGSRPMAVANNALIRAKGYTQRWMSETSYSTVKRTQDSALRSRFWYRQFREIVLLFALNNIKKLAKTL; encoded by the coding sequence ATGGCAATCGTTCTCCTCGACTTCGTTGAGAAGGCACTACGCGTAGCGAAACAAGCGTTGGGGAAGCACGCGGGGAAGCCCGAATCAGGCGGGCTTCCCCGCGAGGCGCACATCGTCGCTCACTGTATTCGGAAGGAAGAAGGCCACACCTTCACCGAACTTGTTGATCGGATCGGTCTCATGCCTGAGGTGTGCGATCTCCTCGGACTCCATACAGACGCGCTGCCTGATCCGACCACGTTCTACCATTCGATTGATCGGTACGCGATGTACGTCTGGCGGGCGTTGCTGCGCACTTCGGCGCAGCAACTCCGCCAATCTGGTCATGTGGCACTGGACAGTACGTTCTTCGAACGCAAGCAGGCCTCTCAGTACTATCTCCAGCGAAGCGGCCGCACCGTCAAGACGATCAAGGCGACGACGCTGACCGATACAGAGTCGCTTGCAGTGCTGGACGTCCATTGCTGTATTGAGCGTGAACACGACACGAAGGCTGGCCCGCGGGTCGTCCGCAGGAACGCGGACGACCTGCGGTCAGTCGCTGCTGACAACGGGTTCCAAGACTGGCACACCGAATACGAAATCGCTGCGTTAGACGTTGAGTACCTTGTTCACCATCAAGGATCGAGACCGATGGCCGTTGCGAATAACGCGCTCATCCGAGCGAAGGGCTACACCCAGCGATGGATGTCCGAGACGTCTTATTCGACGGTCAAGCGAACGCAGGACTCCGCCCTGCGTTCGCGATTCTGGTATCGCCAGTTTCGTGAGATCGTTCTTCTGTTCGCGCTCAACAATATCAAGAAACTCGCCAAGACGCTATGA
- the cas8b gene encoding type I-B CRISPR-associated protein Cas8b/Csh1 yields the protein MTVRCRIDGSNLEISDADDVRRFWPADLDVLDTAMRRYATANATDKNIDSGPASEGEAVGVVTGEMERVVGTPESPLGIFSVKHPDAQPGLRRDQSWRNYPVSDDVAMLFSKGQDLIDRCVFRRGGTETYAIPYFAGEFTPLKAETLYRAVQSLDPDSDHTDASNAPMARVTYQIQENEDEEIRDLGERELRFYTVSLPISDDKNVIAEEPAATVYWVSELAAALVDTVHGPTLDPEAGGFAEYDNWDLLDLPDETDTARNVAFGRIVGHEFTDAAFAYRDEAGDDFRRVVDHRLIAGTPLDASMLFEEYMQRFGDEFDGDDPVPHQVVVQQLIHLESLSRAGLLDGLDAPVEPADTHTMTHTIDDTDTDLSDLAAIREYRLESFLDRPLFIENDERRATALAGVLVGQVSWHQEHTRDIGRPLDSKTRGDQLTKNGLEHAVKSALEQAKVYAFDSEYDSDILFPETVDRLLDTTKQMPTDWDIDKRDLQFAYVLGHAHGRRSMPNAFDLQETNDGSSDTTAEAPAN from the coding sequence ATGACCGTTCGCTGTCGAATCGACGGATCGAACCTCGAAATCTCGGATGCCGATGACGTGCGACGGTTCTGGCCTGCCGACCTCGACGTACTCGACACGGCGATGCGTCGATACGCGACGGCCAACGCGACGGACAAGAACATCGACTCCGGTCCCGCCTCCGAAGGCGAAGCGGTCGGCGTCGTGACCGGTGAGATGGAACGGGTCGTCGGTACACCCGAGAGCCCGCTGGGAATCTTCTCGGTCAAGCATCCGGACGCACAGCCAGGTCTCCGACGCGATCAATCGTGGCGGAACTATCCGGTCAGCGACGATGTCGCGATGTTGTTCAGCAAGGGCCAGGATCTCATCGATCGATGTGTCTTCCGTCGCGGCGGGACGGAGACGTACGCGATACCGTACTTTGCGGGAGAGTTCACGCCACTGAAAGCCGAGACACTATACCGAGCCGTCCAATCGCTCGATCCCGACAGCGATCACACGGACGCGTCGAACGCTCCGATGGCTCGGGTCACGTATCAAATCCAGGAGAACGAAGACGAAGAAATTCGGGATCTCGGCGAACGTGAGCTCCGTTTCTACACGGTATCGCTCCCGATCAGCGACGACAAGAACGTCATCGCCGAGGAGCCAGCCGCGACCGTCTACTGGGTTTCCGAGCTCGCGGCGGCGCTCGTGGACACGGTTCACGGCCCGACACTTGATCCCGAGGCAGGAGGGTTCGCCGAGTACGACAACTGGGATCTGCTCGATTTGCCCGACGAGACGGACACCGCACGGAACGTCGCGTTCGGTCGGATCGTCGGCCACGAGTTCACCGACGCTGCATTCGCCTACCGCGACGAGGCTGGCGACGACTTCCGCCGCGTCGTCGACCACCGACTCATTGCCGGGACGCCGCTCGATGCGTCGATGCTGTTCGAGGAGTACATGCAGCGCTTCGGCGACGAGTTCGACGGCGACGATCCGGTTCCACACCAGGTGGTCGTACAGCAACTCATCCACCTCGAATCACTGTCGCGTGCAGGCCTGCTCGACGGCCTCGACGCGCCAGTCGAACCTGCTGATACACACACTATGACACATACCATCGACGACACGGACACCGACCTCTCGGACCTCGCGGCCATCCGCGAGTACCGACTCGAATCGTTCCTCGACCGACCGCTGTTCATCGAAAACGACGAGCGAAGAGCCACCGCACTCGCGGGCGTGCTCGTCGGCCAGGTGAGTTGGCACCAGGAGCACACGCGCGATATCGGTCGTCCGCTCGACTCGAAAACGCGCGGCGACCAACTCACGAAAAACGGTCTCGAACACGCAGTGAAGTCGGCACTGGAACAAGCGAAGGTGTACGCGTTCGATTCGGAGTACGACTCCGACATCCTGTTCCCGGAGACAGTAGACCGGTTGCTCGATACGACCAAGCAGATGCCAACCGACTGGGACATCGACAAGCGCGACCTCCAGTTCGCCTATGTCCTCGGTCACGCACACGGTCGTCGGTCGATGCCGAACGCGTTCGACCTCCAGGAGACCAATGACGGTTCATCCGATACGACCGCCGAAGCGCCCGCGAACTAA